One stretch of Narcine bancroftii isolate sNarBan1 chromosome 8, sNarBan1.hap1, whole genome shotgun sequence DNA includes these proteins:
- the mars2 gene encoding methionine--tRNA ligase, mitochondrial has translation MRVEDLLPERGRLLRRMWASVSLSRRWRAGNRLRPAAQSGSSSGCRSAPCQACGSRRRSGPAAAPSPNASFITTPIFYVNAPPHIGHLSSAVLADALYRCKVLLGTEAKFTTGTDEHGLKIQQAADATAKNPLDLCASVSEEFRKLFHKSQVSYTDYIRTTEERHKTAVQHFWCVLRENGYLYQATYEGWYSIPDETFLSDSQVLERRDIHGNFIKVSLESGHKVEWTKEENYMFKLSEFTPNLLEWLKKNPQVIRPEKFHHIVLRWLQKEIPDLSVSRQRSRLKWGIPVPQDPTQTIYVWLDALVNYLTVAGYPKNQNLPAFHHIIGKDILKFHAIYWPAFLIAAGMQLPKHIYVHSHWTVNGQKMSKSLGNVVDPMERISVYTADGFRYFLLRQGVPDSDCDYYDDKVVKVLNAELADALGGLLNRCTGTSLNPNQIYSMFSNHCFPERHPEDNRPLISRATAEDYKMIQLVEQLPLNVKDYFENLQIYKALEAIQFCVRLTNGFFQRHTPWKLDRKIAEECCWLETILHITLECLRVYGILLQPVVPTIANQLLSRIAIGPHERDWGDLNFLARYHNNICIFEGRKLGPDTGFLFNRLERTEKVPSKTRGNQRKLNMQHILK, from the exons ATGCGCGTCGAGGATCTGCTCCCGGAGCGCGGCCGACTCCTGCGCCGAATGTGGGCTTCCGTGTCCCTCTCCCGCCGGTGGAGGGCCGGAAACCGTCTCCGGCCGGCGGCCCAAAGCGGGTCGTCCTCCGGATGTCGTTCGGCCCCATGCCAGGCCTGCGGAAGCCGACGACGCTCCGGGCCGGCGGCAGCTCCCAGCCCCAATGCTTCCTTCATTACGACTCCCATTTTCTACGTCAATGCGCCTCCTCACATCGGGCACTTGTCCTCGGCCGTGTTGGCCGACGCCTTGTATCGTTGCAAGGTCTTACTGGGCACCGAAGCAAAGTTCACAACAG GGACGGATGAGCATGGCCTCAAAATTCAACAAGCTGCAGATGCTACAGCTAAGAACCCATTGGACCTCTGTGCCAGTGTATCTGAGGAGTTCAGGAAATTGTTCCACAAATCCCAAGTTTCATACACAGATTACATTCGAACTACAGAGGAGCGTCACAAAACCGCTGTCCAACATTTTTGGTGTGTTTTGCGTGAAAACGGTTACCTTTACCAAGCAACATATGAGGGATGGTATTCTATTCCAGATGAGACTTTCCTTTCTGATTCACAAGTTTTAGAAAGAAGAGACATTCATGGGAACTTTATTAAAGTATCTTTGGAAAGTGGTCACAAG GTAGAATGGACTAAAGAAGAAAATTACATGTTCAAACTGTCAGAGTTTACACCAAATTTGTTAGAGTGGTTAAAGAAGAATCCACAAGTAATACGTCCTGAAAAATTCCACCACATTGTTCTCCGTTGGTTGCAGAAAGAAATTCCAGATCTATCAGTGTCACGACAAAGGAGTCGTTTGAAGTGGGGCATTCCAGTTCCTCAAGATCCAACGCAAACAATTTACGTGTGGTTGGATGCTTTAGTTAATTATTTGACTGTAGCAGGTTATCCAAAGAATCAAAATCTGCCTGCATTTCACCACATTATTGGGAAGGATATTCTCAAGTTTCATGCTATATATTGGCCTGCTTTCCTGATAGCAGCTGGCATGCAGTTACCAAAACACATCTATGTTCATTCACATTGGACAGTCAATGGCCAGAAGATGTCCAAGAGCCTTGGAAATGTTGTTGATCCCATGGAAAGAATTTCTGTATACACTGCTGATGGCTTCAGATATTTTTTGCTGCGCCAAGGTGTGCCAGATTCAGACTGTGACTATTATGACGATAAAGTTGTGAAAGTTCTAAATGCAGAGCTTGCAGATGCATTGGGAGGTCTCCTTAACCGCTGTACAGGCACAAGCCTGAATCCTAATCAAATCTACTCTATGTTTTCAAATCACTGTTTTCCTGAAAGGCATCCTGAAGACAACAGGCCCCTCATAAGCAGAGCAACAGCTGAAGATTACAAAATGATTCAGTTGGTTGAGCAACTACCCTTGAACGTTAAGGACTACTTtgaaaatttacaaatttacaaagCCTTAGAAGCCATTCAATTTTGTGTTCGGTTAACAAATGGTTTTTTCCAGAGGCACACTCCATGGAAACTTGACCGGAAAATTGCTGAAGAATGTTGCTGGCTAGAAACTATACTTCACATCACTTTGGAGTGCCTCCGTGTTTATGGAATCTTACTGCAGCCAGTAGTCCCAACAATTGCAAATCAACTGCTTTCACGTATAGCTATTGGCCCACATGAACGAGACTGGGGAGATTTGAACTTCTTGGCCAGATACCATAAtaatatttgcatttttgaaggaagaAAATTAGGCCCTGATACAGGATTCCTGTTTAATAGATTAGAAAGGACAGAAAAAGTACCAAGCAAAACTCGAGGCAATCAGAGGAAGTTGAATATGCAGCatattctgaaataa